CGCGTCCGGGCGGAGATGGCGGCGATGATCCAGGCCCGCATGGCGGTCATCTATCTCGATATCCCGCTGGCCGAGGCCGGCGCCGGCCATGCCATCGAGGTCGCCTACCAGCACGGTTTCATTTGGGGCATGTTATTTCCCTGCGCCCGCGCCGACGGCGACGTGCTGCGCCTCCAGTGGCTTGGTTCGCAGGTCCTGGACGTGAACGGCATTGTGTGTGCCACGGAGCATGGTCGGGCGATGAAGGACTGGGTGCTCGGGGAGCGGCAACGCCGGCTTGCCGGTTCCTGAGCCGCCGCCGGCCGGTAAGGGCCGCGCCGCGCGCGACCGCTCCAGTTGCATCATCAGGCGCCATAACCAACGAGAGGACCCCAGTCATGCCGATCAGCAACTCGCTTCCGGGCCTGCTACCCCTGATCTTTGCCCTGCTGCATGGTTCCGCGGTCATGGCCGCGGGCGGCACCGATCAGCAGCAGCGCCAGCCCTCTCCCGCTTCCGCGGCCTTCGAGGATCGCGGTGCCTGTCCATTCGAGTGCTGTGAGTATACCAATTGGATCGCCAAGCGTGAGATCGCCGTTCATCAGGCAATGGACGAGGCCTCGCCGGTCGTCTTTCGGAGCAAAGAGTCCGACGCCTTCGGCAATCAAGATCGATGCGAATAAGCAGGCACCGGGTGCGCCGCCCGGCGGCCCTCAGTCGACCGGACTCACAGCGCCGGCAAAAAAGACCTCGGCCGCCGGGTGCAGCGGCAGGGTCAGGCCGACGGCAGCGCTGCGGCGGTTGATCTGTGACCCCGCCGCCGACCCGGCCGCCACGAAGTCGATCCCGCCGAAGAGGGTGCCGAGCACCAGGTCGACATCGGCCCGCGGCAGGCGCTCCGCGGCCACCAGCAGGGCGGTCGCCGCCAGCGTCGGCACCGCCTCGTGCTGACCCGGGTAGGTGTCGGGCGGCAGTTGGATCGGCACCAGCCCGGTGGCCTGGCCGGCCAGCGCGCGCTGGAGGTCCGGCGCAATGGGCAGGAGCCGGATCAGGCCCAGCGCCGCCGCCTCCTGGATGCGGGCGGCCGGGGCGCTGATGGTGGCAATGACCGCGTCGACCCGTCCCGCCGCCAGGTCCGCCAGACCCTGCTCCAAACCGCCCTCGCGGACCGCCGCCAGCCCCTTCATATCGACCCCCGCCGCGGCCAGGAGCAGGAGTGCGTTGGCCCGACTGCCCGAGTTGGGCTGGCCGATCTCCAGGCGCCGGCCGGCCAGGTCGTGCGGGGTCCGCAGGGCGGAGTCGGCGGCCACGATCAGGTGCAGGGGCTCGGGGAAGAGGCTCGCGAGTACGCGCAGGGCGGGCTGCGGACCGGCCGAGGCGAAGCCGTCGCTCCCCAGCAGCGCGGCGGCGGCGAGATCATTCTGTACCAGGGCCAGGTCCGCCCGGCCGTCGCGCAGCAGTGCCAGGTTCTCCGCGCTGCCGGCGGTGGTGAGCGCGTCGGCGGTGCGGCCCCGCGCGGTCAGGGTCTGCGCCAGCAACTGCGCCACCCCCTGGTACTCACCGCCGGCCGGGCCGCCGGCCAGGATGAGGGCGTGGTCCAGGCGGTCCAGGCGCTGGGTGATCGTCTCGTAGGCCTGGTCGAGTTCCTCGTTGATGATCTTGTACTGGCGCTTGGGGTCGGCGCTCTGGCGCGCATAGAGCTGCTTTAGGCGCGCGAAGAGCTGCTGGGACGCGGCGCTGCTCGCGGGGCTCAGCGGCGCCGAGGGGGTCCCGACGCCGGGCAGGGTCACCGCGACCGGCACCCACCCGTCGGCCGCGGCGGCGTCGCGCACGAAACTCGCGCTACCGTGGACATAGACGCGATCACCGCGCCGGTTGCCCGCCTGTTCCAGACCGCTCACGCCCAGCGGCGTGGCCCCCAGCAGGCTCGCAAAGGCGGCGATGTTGAGCGTGTCCCAGGAGGAGAAGTCCAGATC
The DNA window shown above is from Candidatus Thiodictyon syntrophicum and carries:
- a CDS encoding TAXI family TRAP transporter solute-binding subunit — encoded protein: MQRSLMQLTHGLWLLLAVLLLTGCREAPDQAALDAVIEARLTQAFGPQTFAIERLRRLGSGPLAADAQGRPRQIVYFNAVLGLERDLDFSSWDTLNIAAFASLLGATPLGVSGLEQAGNRRGDRVYVHGSASFVRDAAAADGWVPVAVTLPGVGTPSAPLSPASSAASQQLFARLKQLYARQSADPKRQYKIINEELDQAYETITQRLDRLDHALILAGGPAGGEYQGVAQLLAQTLTARGRTADALTTAGSAENLALLRDGRADLALVQNDLAAAALLGSDGFASAGPQPALRVLASLFPEPLHLIVAADSALRTPHDLAGRRLEIGQPNSGSRANALLLLAAAGVDMKGLAAVREGGLEQGLADLAAGRVDAVIATISAPAARIQEAAALGLIRLLPIAPDLQRALAGQATGLVPIQLPPDTYPGQHEAVPTLAATALLVAAERLPRADVDLVLGTLFGGIDFVAAGSAAGSQINRRSAAVGLTLPLHPAAEVFFAGAVSPVD